A section of the Deltaproteobacteria bacterium genome encodes:
- a CDS encoding HU family DNA-binding protein, with protein sequence MTKADLIERVAKDIGPGLSKRMVAHVVESTFEHLHKAIRKDKRFTYPGFGTWTVKKRKARKGRNPKTGEIIAIAPTKTVAFKPAPHFKASL encoded by the coding sequence ATGACCAAGGCGGACTTAATTGAACGTGTCGCCAAGGATATCGGGCCTGGGCTTAGCAAACGTATGGTGGCACATGTCGTAGAATCAACCTTTGAGCACTTGCACAAAGCCATTCGTAAAGACAAGCGTTTTACTTATCCGGGCTTTGGCACATGGACTGTGAAAAAACGCAAAGCACGTAAAGGTCGCAATCCAAAAACAGGTGAAATAATTGCAATAGCACCTACAAAAACTGTGGCATTTAAACCAGCGCCGCATTTTAAAGCTAGTCTCTAA
- a CDS encoding response regulator has protein sequence MATTILVSDIDKITRELITTVLAREGFHVTTAHDTNTVLSCFDEQVFNLLICSSALPEIPLQEFCAQIRAKQNDVKILLLVASSELVSNTAETLAENIGCDAVVPRPFRYPALSGLIKKWELSISEPKNANNETSKMSFGVPLVAVGFDIAQVAVPEPIVEKPEELLKNPEEELNLEAGAISTNNNIPIPIPLLPLSSESQITEAKPVAITPEPLSLDTTSTAEITPTQTPIARKPSPQIQDLTASTAISEETQEEHYIASDTPNETELDLDSMLTVKESTAEHAVSEPASDTVVGRPSFFTKPPTQKESPTTTSILELSNTVHASAEQGKHTSNLPPTLERVGMLQDVPLPRLLFELYVATFSGKIQLTRLGISRTIYLWDGIVVRVDSQQIDESLGRHLVAHGRITPAEYESVINTPAKTTANEVDAFLNSGIINKEELLDILHNLTEQRLANAFSWRDGSYEIESDNHFADTMILTEVDIFKGIWRGVREHYDLISLMTYFQTLHDRYVVGTVLFDVHFESFGPFLRNIDIVTLLDGHTTFATALRSDDSRALEIAQALYVLLVTDMVRATLKPGDAVSVPQKNAQPKVSNEPTDYRAITAICDEINKEYLRIKECDFFDALRVDSTADKETVDAAYENIISPFKTESLPTGLPDDVQRRAVEIISILTKARNTIRSKELRERYTATQQSRYLSEDDNAQEMQITDISTPTAYEIAAQAANAAIDIDHNAQQDREARQLAERAFADGMRLFNNNELEMAHQKLAVAIRLNDKEPSYRVALAQVMLAAKDINNNIRREAANLLQHALKIDPSHVDANFELARLLVDVGQNNPARICIMRILQRAPEHREARALLQKIIA, from the coding sequence ATGGCTACCACCATTCTTGTATCAGACATTGATAAAATCACCCGCGAACTCATCACTACCGTGTTAGCCCGTGAAGGCTTTCATGTTACCACTGCTCACGATACTAACACAGTTTTATCTTGCTTTGATGAACAAGTTTTTAATTTACTTATTTGTAGTTCAGCTTTACCTGAAATACCACTTCAAGAATTTTGCGCACAAATACGTGCTAAACAAAACGATGTCAAAATTTTATTACTAGTCGCTAGTAGCGAACTTGTCTCTAATACTGCTGAAACGCTCGCAGAAAATATTGGCTGCGATGCAGTAGTGCCACGTCCTTTTCGCTATCCTGCGTTAAGCGGCCTCATTAAAAAATGGGAATTGTCAATAAGTGAACCTAAAAATGCAAATAATGAAACAAGTAAAATGTCTTTTGGAGTTCCCTTAGTTGCAGTTGGTTTTGATATAGCCCAAGTAGCTGTACCAGAACCAATTGTAGAAAAACCTGAAGAGTTATTAAAAAATCCTGAAGAAGAATTAAACCTCGAAGCTGGTGCTATCTCTACCAACAATAATATTCCGATACCTATTCCACTTTTACCTCTGTCATCAGAATCTCAAATAACAGAAGCTAAACCCGTAGCGATAACACCCGAACCACTATCTTTAGATACAACTAGTACAGCAGAGATAACCCCAACTCAAACACCAATAGCTCGTAAACCGTCACCACAAATTCAAGATCTTACAGCTAGCACTGCAATATCAGAAGAAACTCAAGAAGAACATTATATTGCCTCTGATACACCCAACGAAACCGAGCTTGATCTTGATAGTATGCTCACCGTTAAAGAATCGACAGCAGAGCATGCGGTGAGCGAACCTGCCTCTGATACGGTGGTCGGCAGACCATCATTTTTTACAAAACCACCAACGCAAAAAGAATCGCCGACAACAACTAGCATTCTAGAGTTGTCAAATACTGTTCACGCCTCAGCGGAACAAGGCAAACATACTAGTAATTTGCCTCCAACCCTTGAGCGTGTTGGTATGCTGCAAGATGTTCCACTACCACGTCTATTATTTGAGCTGTATGTTGCAACCTTTTCTGGAAAAATCCAGCTGACTCGCTTAGGAATTTCTCGCACTATTTATTTATGGGATGGCATTGTTGTTAGAGTTGATTCACAACAAATTGACGAATCTTTAGGACGACATCTTGTCGCTCATGGTCGCATCACCCCTGCAGAATATGAATCGGTGATTAATACACCTGCTAAAACTACAGCTAATGAAGTTGATGCTTTTTTAAACAGCGGCATTATCAATAAAGAAGAATTATTAGATATTTTACATAACCTTACCGAACAACGTCTTGCCAATGCTTTTTCTTGGCGTGATGGTAGTTATGAAATTGAATCAGATAATCACTTCGCTGACACCATGATTCTTACTGAGGTTGATATATTTAAAGGAATTTGGCGTGGTGTACGCGAACATTATGATCTCATTTCATTAATGACCTATTTCCAAACTCTTCATGATCGCTATGTCGTCGGTACTGTACTTTTTGATGTGCACTTTGAAAGCTTTGGACCATTTTTACGAAACATTGATATTGTTACTCTCCTTGACGGCCATACAACTTTCGCAACCGCACTACGAAGCGATGATAGCCGTGCCTTAGAGATTGCTCAGGCGTTATACGTGCTTTTAGTAACTGATATGGTGCGTGCTACACTCAAACCAGGAGACGCCGTAAGTGTTCCTCAAAAAAATGCTCAACCCAAAGTTAGCAATGAACCTACCGACTATCGCGCCATTACTGCTATCTGTGATGAAATTAACAAAGAATATTTACGCATTAAAGAATGCGATTTCTTTGATGCTTTACGTGTAGATTCAACTGCCGATAAAGAGACTGTTGATGCTGCTTATGAAAATATAATCAGCCCCTTTAAAACCGAATCTTTACCTACGGGGTTACCAGATGATGTCCAACGTCGAGCAGTTGAAATTATATCGATTTTAACCAAAGCACGTAATACTATACGTTCTAAAGAACTACGTGAACGTTATACCGCCACCCAACAATCACGCTATTTGTCCGAAGACGATAACGCCCAAGAGATGCAAATTACTGACATCAGTACCCCAACCGCCTATGAAATAGCAGCACAAGCGGCAAATGCCGCTATTGATATTGACCATAATGCACAGCAAGATCGTGAAGCACGACAACTTGCTGAGCGTGCATTTGCTGATGGCATGCGCTTATTTAATAATAATGAATTAGAAATGGCGCACCAAAAATTGGCAGTAGCTATCCGTTTAAACGATAAAGAGCCAAGTTATCGGGTTGCATTAGCCCAAGTAATGTTAGCAGCAAAAGATATTAATAATAATATACGTCGTGAAGCCGCTAATTTATTGCAGCATGCCTTAAAGATTGATCCATCACATGTTGATGCTAATTTTGAATTAGCACGACTCTTAGTTGATGTGGGACAAAACAACCCAGCTCGTATCTGTATTATGCGCATTTTACAACGGGCTCCAGAACATCGCGAAGCACGAGCTTTGCTACAAAAAATTATTGCTTAA
- a CDS encoding zinc ribbon domain-containing protein: MPIYEYKCEGCGEIFELIQRYSDPPPEKHDKCGSSDVHRIMSPSAFVFKGEGWYITDYARKDKKQQNNTKTLNKEQDKSSTADTKKDSSNNSTSSSSSSSESSSNSLSPKNSSAA, encoded by the coding sequence ATGCCTATCTATGAATATAAATGTGAAGGTTGCGGCGAAATTTTTGAGCTAATACAGCGTTACAGTGATCCTCCACCAGAAAAACACGATAAATGCGGCTCAAGTGATGTGCATCGTATTATGAGTCCAAGTGCTTTTGTTTTTAAAGGTGAGGGTTGGTATATTACCGATTACGCTCGTAAAGATAAAAAACAACAGAATAACACTAAAACATTAAATAAAGAGCAAGATAAGTCTTCGACGGCTGACACTAAAAAAGATTCGTCAAACAACTCAACTAGTTCGAGCTCATCAAGCTCTGAAAGTTCGTCAAACTCTTTAAGCCCTAAAAATTCATCAGCTGCATAA